The DNA region TAAGTGGCAGGTGCAAGCACTTATATAATGCAATCCAAAGATGTGAATTATTTAGCACTTGCCACACAATGGAGAAACCGCCTTGAGCAATATTGATATTCAATAAGTAACAGTTTAAACGAACTGTGGACAAATCACTGATCACAGAATATCACTTATTCGATTGACTGCGGAAATCGATATCGCCATCTTGCCATATCTAACTTGTGAAATCAAAAAATCGGTTCGGTGCGGTGCTTGAAATTTAAAGATAATCTAGAAACTCTGAGATAATGGAGCAATTCAAGGGCCTGCAAAAATCCCTGTATATATGGACGGATAGCGCCGACCTGGACAAGCGTGTGGAGGCGGTGAAAGCAGCCACCGGCGGTGAGGTGGCCCTGGAAAATGTGCACCGCCTGTCGTTTTGTAAGTTgtctgtttttctttttgtctAGTCGGTGAGTCAGCAGATTTGGGTCAATTTCATGGTTTATTTGCATTTCCAGCCTCCTATGCCAACTCCAGTTTCGACCTGATTGTGATCGAGTGCGCCCAGCTGACCGACAATTACGTAAAGCTGCTGCACATGCTGAAACCCAGTGGCAAACTGCATTTGGTTTCCTTCATCGGACCGGCGAGCAGTCTGCTGCAGGAGGTGAAGCTATCCGGATTCATCAACTGCCGCGAGGACTCACAGGTTGCCCTGACCGCCGAGAAGCCCGGCTACGAGACGGGATCCTCGGCCAGGCTGTCCTTTGCCAAGAAGAACGCCAGTGCCGTGAATGTGTGGAAGATCAGCGGCGATGATGAGGAGCTGATTGATGAGGAGGAGCTGCTGGACGAGGAGGACAAACAGAAGCCGGATCCGGCTGGCCTGCGTGTCTGCAGCACCACCGGAAAGCGCAAGGCCTGCAAGAACTGCTCCTGCGGCTTGGCCGAGGAGTTGGAGACTGAAAAGCAGAGCCAGGCGGCCACCGAGAACGCCAAGTCGAGCTGCGGCAATGTAAGATTACATAATACACCTACCCTATCCTTTTATATTGGATTTCTTATTTAAACAGTGCTATCTGGGCGACGCCTTCCGCTGCTCCTCTTGCCCTTACCTCGGCATGCCCGCCTTCAAGCCCGGCGAGAAGGTGCAACTGGGTGGAAACCTCCTGAAATCCGACATCTAGCCTAAGCCCACCATGATACACCCAAACAAGCAATCACATTTCAAATAGTTTATTAAG from Drosophila subpulchrella strain 33 F10 #4 breed RU33 chromosome 2L, RU_Dsub_v1.1 Primary Assembly, whole genome shotgun sequence includes:
- the LOC119545983 gene encoding anamorsin homolog; amino-acid sequence: MEQFKGLQKSLYIWTDSADLDKRVEAVKAATGGEVALENVHRLSFSSYANSSFDLIVIECAQLTDNYVKLLHMLKPSGKLHLVSFIGPASSLLQEVKLSGFINCREDSQVALTAEKPGYETGSSARLSFAKKNASAVNVWKISGDDEELIDEEELLDEEDKQKPDPAGLRVCSTTGKRKACKNCSCGLAEELETEKQSQAATENAKSSCGNCYLGDAFRCSSCPYLGMPAFKPGEKVQLGGNLLKSDI